Below is a genomic region from Dechloromonas denitrificans.
GACGCCTGGTGGCCGCACGTCGAGGCAGGGGTCGAAGCGATTGTCGTCACGGCCTCGGGGTGTGGCGTCCAGGTTCGCGACTATGCCCATTTGCTGGCCGACGATCCGGTTTATGCGGCCAAGGCTGAGCGGGTCAGCGCCTTGTCGCGCGATCCGTCGGAAATACTGGTGGCCGAACGTGACACTTTGTTTCATCTTTTACGCCAGTCGGCTGTGCCGCAAGGTAAACTGGCGTTTCACTCGCCTTGTACCCTGCAGCATGGTTTGAAGATCAAGGGCGTGATTGAAGAATTGCTGTGCGTTGCTGGTTTTGAGCTGACGCCAGTGGCCGATGCGCATTTGTGCTGCGGTTCGGCCGGAACGTATTCCCTGCTGCAGCCTGAATTGTCGCAAAAGCTGCGCAACAACAAGCTGGTGGCGCTCAATGCCGGTTCGCCTCGGCAGGTTGCGACCGCCAATATTGGTTGTCTCTGTCATTTGCAGGCTGGAAGCCTGTTGGCTGTCAGGCACTGGATCGAATTGATTGATGAGGTTTTGAATGAGCCGGGCTTCGGTATTTGAAGTAACCAAGTCACTGGGTGAAGTCGATGGGGCGCGAATCAAGCGGCTGCTGGAAGGTGGCGTCAAAATACCGCCCCAGCCCCGGGTCGTCGAAGAGTTGCGCAAATACATGACGCGCAAGGAATTCGACGTGCGTGCGCTGGCCCGGGTGATCAATCAGGATCCCGGCGTAACGGCGATGCTTTTCAAGGTGGTTGGCAACGCGGCTTATCATCAGCATCAGCCCTTCGAGTCGGTTGAAGATATTCTCCATGCCGTTGGCGTGCGCCAGACCTTCAACCTGGTCCAGGCGATTGCGCTGACCGGGATGGGCGACATCAAGAAAAACCGCTTGGCCTACGAAGCGTTCTGGTCGCGTTCGCAAGTGGTCGCCCAACTGGCGATGCTGATCGCCGATGAACGGATTGCCGTCTGCAACATCTTCCCGGACCAGGCCTACATGGCCGGTATTTTTCACGATTGCGGCGTGCTCCTGCTGATGCAGCGTTTCCCGACCTATTGTGCCGAGATGAAGCTCGATCAGCCGGGTTGCTGGACCTGCATGGTCGAGGAAGACCGCAAGTTCAATGCCGATCACTGCGTTGTCGGCTATCTCGTCGCCCGCCACTGGCATTTGCCGGAATTCATCTGCGATGCCATTCGTTACCACCATGCGATCAACGAACTCGACATGCATGCCTCGCGCACCATGGTGGCGATTCTTCAGTTGGCGATCGATATCTACTATCGCGATCAGCGTGTACCGCATCCCGAATGGGAGCTGGTGCAGGATGAAGTGATGGCTGAGCTGGGGCTGGATAGCGATGCGTTGCTCGAATTTGTCGATATCATCATCGAGCGGTTTCATGGCGATGCACATTGACCGATGCAGGGCGTGCCCTGGTAACCCCCGTATTGTGTCGACTGCCCTGGAGGTGATGTGCCGATAGCCATTGACGCCTGCGCCGCCCAGCATCAGGCCGACCGCAAGGAACAGCAGGACCGCGTCGCCATTCTTTCCCACCCGCGCAAACGAGGGGTCGTGCTCGCCCTTGTGGCCGATGGCATGGGCGGTTATGCCGGTGGCTCGCTGGCGGCTGAGCAGGTGCTGCACACCGCCAAAAGTAGTCTGGAACATTTTTCTCCAGCCGAAGAGGCGCCGGAAAAAATGCTTGAGGCGGCAATGCTTGAAGCGCATACGATGATTCGCGCCTCGCGCTTCATCAATGAAAAAGAGCCACACAGTACGGCCGTGATGCTGCTGCTCCAGCCGGGTCGGCTGACCTGGGGGCATTGCGGCGATAGTCGCTTGTACCGTTTCCATGGCAAGGATCTGGTCAGTCGTACGGTCGACCACTCCTACGTCGAACATTTGGTCAATATCGGCCGGATTTCACCGGAAGAGGCGCTGACCCACCCCAATCGCAATGTCTTGATGACCTCGCTCGGCGGTGTCGACGAGCCGCGCATCGATTTTTCCAACAGCATCGAGGTCGTCGCCGGCGACTCTTTCGTGCTTTGTTCGGATGGCCTGTGGGCTTATTTCGGCGAGGTCGAGATGGGTCTGCTGGTCGCTGGCAATTCTGCCCGCAAAGCCTGTGAAATCATGATCGACGAAGCCCGGCGACGGGCGCGTGGTGCGGGTGATAACGTTTCGCTGGCGGTGATCAAGATTGTCGACGTACCTGCGCCGCGTCCATCGCCTTCGTCATTCATGAAATAGTTTTCGGCCGGCAGTTGTGAAAATGGCACCTTGCGGTGCCATTTCAGACTGCTGACGAACCCCCGATTTTTCGGGGGGTTTGTTTTTCTGGTTGGAAATCAGGGAGACTCCTGGCTTCAAGCCGAAGCGAGGCGGATTCTGAAATTCAGGTTAGGAACCCCGATCTGCCAAAGATGGCGGGCGAATGGGGCGGCAAAACGGGTTCGTGCGAGGATTTTGGCCAATAAGGCTGCCGCCTTGCGGGCCAGCAACAGGGCCATCTTCTTCATGTTCTGACAGGCCGCCGAGAGCAGGCACTGCGCTTGCACCTTGGCCAAGCCACGGAAACGGGCGTAACGGTGGCCGTGCAACTCCTTGGCATCGGCAAAACTGCGCTCCACCGTTTCCTTGCGCCGGGCGTACAGCCGTTTGCCCAGGTCGCTCAGGCGATTGGCGTTGATCGCTTCCTTGAAACCTTCCCAGAGATGTCGGGTCACGAGCTTCTGATGGTTCCGGCTCTGCGTGCATTGCCCGCGCACGCCGCAATCGGCACACCGCGCCGGGTTCGAGGCGTATTCGCGATAACCCAGCCGGTTGGTCGTCCGGTACGGTAGAACCTCCCCGGCCGGGCAGCGGTAGCAGTCCTGGACCGCATCGTAGAGATAGTCCCGTTTGTAGAAATAGCCATCGCGGTGTGTGGGTCGCTTGTAGCCCATCACCCCGAACAGTGCCCGCTCGAGGAGGCCCTTGCAGACTTGCGGGGTGAAATACCCGGCATCCAGCCCGACGGCGCCCACGGCCAGATCAAAGCGCTCCATGACCCGATCCAGGCGGGCAAGGTAGGGCTGGCTGTCATGGACATTGCCCGGCGTGACATGGGTATCGACGATCAAAGCATGCACGCCATCGACAGTCCGGTGATCCAGATAGAAGAAGCCGGTCGGCTTGTTGTCGCGGGCCATGAAACCTGCGTCGGGATCGACCGTGCTGACCTTGACCTCCTTCATCGGCGGTGTCGAATCATCGTCATCACGCTTGAGCGACTTCTTGCCCGCGGCGGCTCGGTCCGTTTCGATGGCTGCATCCAGTTCGGCCAGGTAGGCCGCAGGGGTTTGCTCGACCTGATGCACTTCAAAGTGCCGCTTGTTCGCGTTCGCCTTCAGGTGGGTACTGTCGGTGTACAGCACCCGCCCGCCAATCAGCTTGTGCTCAATGGCTTGCTCGACAATCCCGTCAAAGATGCGTTGCTCAATGTCCGTCCCGACAAAGCGGCGACGGCGATTCTGCGACAGCGTCGAGGCATCCGGCACTTTGTCCGTCAGTCGAAAGCCGAGAAACCAGCGGTAAGCCACATTGACCTCTATTTCCTTCACCAGCCGTCGCTCGGAGCGAATCCCGAACAAGTAGCCAATGAACAACATCTTGAACAACACCACCGGATCAATCGCTGGTCGGCCATTGTTCTCGCAATACAGGTGCTGGGTCGCTTCACGAATGAAATCAAACCGGATGTGCTGGTCGAGCAGCCGGAGCCAGTGGTCTTTCGGGACCAATTGCTCCAACGTCACCATCTCCAGTTCCGTTTGGGCAGGGTAGGCAGGTTTGAGCATGCCTGCATTATAAAAAATAAAGCCCCCAATCGCTTGGAGGCTTTGTCAGCGGTCTGAAATGGCACCTTGCGGTGCCATTTTTTCGTCTTACTTGCGTCCGAGGCCGCCGAGTAGGGCGGCAACGACTCGACGCGGCTTATGCGGGTCGGGTTTGGCCGGGGCCTGCGCCGAGTCTGGTACTTCGCCGCGGGGCGAGATTTCCTCGTACGGCTTGCTGAAGTCGAAACCGTCGGATGCAATCATCGGGTTGCGGCGGGCCGGGCGGCGTTCGCTGCGTTCGGCTCGCTCGTAACGTTCGCTACGCTCCGGCTTGTGGGCCAGCGGGGCCTTGCTCGGTGCAGCCGACGGGCGTTTTTTCTTGTTGCCCGGCGGGTATTCGTATTCTGCTTCTGGTTCAAAGCCAACGACTTCAACCTGTTCGATCGGGCGCTTGATCAGCTTCTCGATATCGACCAGGTAACCGACTTCGTGGGCGCTGACCAGCGAGATGGCATTGCCGCTCTTGCCGGCACGGCCGGTCCGGCCGATGCGGTGTACGTAGTCTTCCGGCGTGTGCGGCAGTTCGTAGTTGATCACATAGGGCAGGTCATCGACATCGAGGCCGCGCGCCGCGACGTCGGTCGCGATCAGGGCGTGCGTCTGGCCGGCCTTGAAGGCGTCGAGTGCCTTGATCCGGTCGAGCTGGCTCTTGTCGCCGTGAATCGCATCGGCCTGGATGCCGGCGCGTTGCAGTTCGCGGGTCAGTCGTGAGCAGCCCTGCTTGGTGCGCATGAACACGATGCACTGGCGGATTTCACCGGATTTCAGCAGCTTGGTCAGCAGGCCGCGCTTGCCGTATTCCGAAACCGGGTGCACGCGGTGCGTGATGGTGTCGGAAACCTGGTTGCGGCGGGCCACTTCGATCAGTACCGGCGAGCGCAGCATGCTGTCGGCCAGTTTCTTGATTTCTTCCGAGAAGGTGGCCGAGAACAGCAGGCTCTGGCGCTGCTGCGGCAGCATGTTGAGAATGCGCGTTACATCGGGCACAAAACCCATGTCGAGCATACGGTCGGCTTCGTCGAGCACCAGCGCCTGAACCGAACTGAAGCTGACACTTTTGTTTTCAACGTGGTCGAGCAGTCGACCGGGGGTGGCGACCAGGATTTCGACGCCTTTTTTCAGTTCGGCGATCTGCGGCTTGATATCGACACCGCCGAAGGCGCACATCGAGCGCAGGTGGGTGTGCTTGCTGTAGGCCTTGACCGACTCGAAGACTTGCAGCGCCAGTTCGCGGGTTGGCGCGAGGATCAGGGCGCGTACCGGGTGCTTGGCTGGCGATGGGCTGCTTGACGCGAAGGGCAGGATGCGCTGCAGGATGGGCAGCGTGAAGGCGGCCGTCTTGCCGGTGCCGGTCTGGGCGCCGCCCATGATGTCCTGGCCGCGGATGACCAGCGGGATGGCCTGGGCCTGGATTGGCGTAGGTTTGGTATAGCCTTCGTCGAGTACGGCGCGCAGCAGTTCGGGCGCGAGGCCAAGATCGGCGAAGGTGATTTCGGGGGCGGCTTCGGCAGCCGGGGTGCTGGCAAGGTCGCCAGCTAACGTATTGATTTCAGACATGGGGCCGTATTATACGCCTAGCCGGGGCCGAGTACCCGGATGTGTCCAGTGTGCATTTTGGGGGCGTCTCCCGGCTGTCTGGGGGCCTCAGTCGGGGTTGCCGCTCAATTGCCCGCCAATTCAGCTATCCAGGCAATTGCTTGCCGGCATTTTGGCGCCAGGGATAGCGTTGACCGCGACCCTCCGGCGGGGGGAATCGCGATCACAGGTCGGCGATCAGTTCTTCCAGCCGCTGTCGATTAATTGGTTTGACCAGGATGTTGTCGAAGCCATAGGCCAGGAAACGCTCTCGTTCTTCCGGAAAAGCATGAGCCGTGTAGGCAATGATGTGCAGTGGGCGGTCACCCTGCATGGCACGCAGGCGCGTGCAGGTTTCTTCGCCGGAAATGCCCGGCATGCTGATGTCGAGCAGAACCAGGCTGAAATTGTTTTGTCCGGCAAGTATCAGTGCGGTTTCGCCATTGTCTGCCTCTAGCGGACTCCAGCCCAGTTTCTTGAGCAGGGTGGTGGCGAGCAGTCGGTTGGTCGGGTGGTCATCGACGACCAGTGCGTTGCGATCAGCCATGGATTGGCTCCAGGGGAAAGTGCAGGGTAAAGGTTGAACCGGTGCCGACGGTTGAGTCGAGTGTAACCCGTCCACCCATGTGCTCGACGAGTTGCTTGACGATGGCCAGGCCCAATCCGGTGCCGCCGTGTTCCCGGGTCAAAAAGGTTTCGAGTTGCTTGAATTTTGCGAAAATGACTTCGCGACTTTCCGGCGGAATGCCGGGGCCGGTGTCGGTGATGGCGAAGGTGATTTCGTGCTCGTCACGGTTGACGGAAAGTGTGATGCTGCCGTGTTCGGTGAATTTGATGGCGTTGTTCAACAGGTTGTTGAGCAACTGACGCAGGCGGGTTGGGTCGGTGCGCAGCGATTCCGGCAGGTTGTCGGCCAGTTGCATCCCCAGTTTCAGCCCCTTGGCGGCAGCCGGGTTGTGGTGCACCGCGACGCAGTCGCTGACGAACGTTGCCAGCGAGGTATTGGTCCAGTTGAAGGTCATTTCGCCGGATTCGATCTTGGCCAGGTCGAGGATGTCGCCGACCAGCGTCAGAAGGTGTTCTCCGCTCTGGTGAATGATGTTGGCGTACTCCTGCTGATCAGGGTCGTCGAGTTCCGATTTGAGCAGCTCGGCAAAACCCAGGATGCCATTCAGCGGGGTGCGCAGTTCGTGCGATACCGTGGCCAGGAACGCGGATTTGAGGCGGCTGGCCTCTTCGGCCTTTTCCTTCGCTTCTTCCAGGCGCAGGAAGGATTCTTCGACCGAGTCGGCCATGTTGTTGAATGAACGTGCCAGTTCGCCCATTTCATCGGCTGAGCGTGCCTCCAGGCGATGCTTGAGATCGCCGCTCTGGAAGGCGTGGATGCCGGTGATCATGCCGGTGATGCGTCGTGTCAGCAGGTTGGCCATCCAGATGGCAATGGCAATGACGAGGATGGTCATCAGCAGGGTCGACCCCCACAGGCCGATTGCGGTCGAGGTCAGGCTGGACTTGATGCCGTCGAGCATCTCGCCTTGCTGGCTTTTGAAGCTGGCATCCTTTTCGGCGACCAGCGCATTGATCTTGCCAGCGGTTTCGGTCGCCGCCTTGTGGAAG
It encodes:
- a CDS encoding PP2C family protein-serine/threonine phosphatase; the encoded protein is MPIAIDACAAQHQADRKEQQDRVAILSHPRKRGVVLALVADGMGGYAGGSLAAEQVLHTAKSSLEHFSPAEEAPEKMLEAAMLEAHTMIRASRFINEKEPHSTAVMLLLQPGRLTWGHCGDSRLYRFHGKDLVSRTVDHSYVEHLVNIGRISPEEALTHPNRNVLMTSLGGVDEPRIDFSNSIEVVAGDSFVLCSDGLWAYFGEVEMGLLVAGNSARKACEIMIDEARRRARGAGDNVSLAVIKIVDVPAPRPSPSSFMK
- a CDS encoding response regulator, which translates into the protein MADRNALVVDDHPTNRLLATTLLKKLGWSPLEADNGETALILAGQNNFSLVLLDISMPGISGEETCTRLRAMQGDRPLHIIAYTAHAFPEERERFLAYGFDNILVKPINRQRLEELIADL
- a CDS encoding IS1182 family transposase, with translation MLKPAYPAQTELEMVTLEQLVPKDHWLRLLDQHIRFDFIREATQHLYCENNGRPAIDPVVLFKMLFIGYLFGIRSERRLVKEIEVNVAYRWFLGFRLTDKVPDASTLSQNRRRRFVGTDIEQRIFDGIVEQAIEHKLIGGRVLYTDSTHLKANANKRHFEVHQVEQTPAAYLAELDAAIETDRAAAGKKSLKRDDDDSTPPMKEVKVSTVDPDAGFMARDNKPTGFFYLDHRTVDGVHALIVDTHVTPGNVHDSQPYLARLDRVMERFDLAVGAVGLDAGYFTPQVCKGLLERALFGVMGYKRPTHRDGYFYKRDYLYDAVQDCYRCPAGEVLPYRTTNRLGYREYASNPARCADCGVRGQCTQSRNHQKLVTRHLWEGFKEAINANRLSDLGKRLYARRKETVERSFADAKELHGHRYARFRGLAKVQAQCLLSAACQNMKKMALLLARKAAALLAKILARTRFAAPFARHLWQIGVPNLNFRIRLASA
- a CDS encoding DEAD/DEAH box helicase; this translates as MTFADLGLAPELLRAVLDEGYTKPTPIQAQAIPLVIRGQDIMGGAQTGTGKTAAFTLPILQRILPFASSSPSPAKHPVRALILAPTRELALQVFESVKAYSKHTHLRSMCAFGGVDIKPQIAELKKGVEILVATPGRLLDHVENKSVSFSSVQALVLDEADRMLDMGFVPDVTRILNMLPQQRQSLLFSATFSEEIKKLADSMLRSPVLIEVARRNQVSDTITHRVHPVSEYGKRGLLTKLLKSGEIRQCIVFMRTKQGCSRLTRELQRAGIQADAIHGDKSQLDRIKALDAFKAGQTHALIATDVAARGLDVDDLPYVINYELPHTPEDYVHRIGRTGRAGKSGNAISLVSAHEVGYLVDIEKLIKRPIEQVEVVGFEPEAEYEYPPGNKKKRPSAAPSKAPLAHKPERSERYERAERSERRPARRNPMIASDGFDFSKPYEEISPRGEVPDSAQAPAKPDPHKPRRVVAALLGGLGRK
- a CDS encoding HDOD domain-containing protein, translating into MSRASVFEVTKSLGEVDGARIKRLLEGGVKIPPQPRVVEELRKYMTRKEFDVRALARVINQDPGVTAMLFKVVGNAAYHQHQPFESVEDILHAVGVRQTFNLVQAIALTGMGDIKKNRLAYEAFWSRSQVVAQLAMLIADERIAVCNIFPDQAYMAGIFHDCGVLLLMQRFPTYCAEMKLDQPGCWTCMVEEDRKFNADHCVVGYLVARHWHLPEFICDAIRYHHAINELDMHASRTMVAILQLAIDIYYRDQRVPHPEWELVQDEVMAELGLDSDALLEFVDIIIERFHGDAH